One window of the Oncorhynchus mykiss isolate Arlee chromosome 5, USDA_OmykA_1.1, whole genome shotgun sequence genome contains the following:
- the gatad2ab gene encoding GATA zinc finger domain containing 2Ab isoform X2 has protein sequence MSEEAVRQTRSQKRALERDVAAPGSPGGELDIKKVKLENNEQLPAADGPIALVAVGGGDVVKMEQAAKEASMSIQKTDEVKATIKVEVQTGDRPVDMSTSKSDLKKERQPLSPNNDVIVLSDNEPSSPVMNGLNHFRKTDTLMKSRPDERECIIKQLMEELRLQEAKLVLLKKLRQSQTQKESTVQKPTSGSVATPPPLVRGSMTSGKGVLQVSSVRSSGTVIPPPLVRGGQHVPSKQNSQTTMPPLVRGAQPIAVSPQQIASLRQQQHSGSGPPPLLLAPRASVPNVQVQGQRIIQQGLIRVANVPNTNVLVNIPQGSQKGSSVTSQAGMGSSVSTVQANESPAARQAAAKLALRKQLEKTLLDIPPPKPPAPEFNFLPSAANNEFIYLVGLEEVVQNLLDTLGRGKQQGQSVAPETPVPEEPHTCAQCKTDFTSRWRSEKSGPVLCDHCMSSNLKKALKAEHTNRLKAAFVKALQQEQEIEQRILHQAASPVSKTPSSSSGMKSEHQQHVLVSQQYKQARAQLQQQHRGTPVARHHSSIKQSPGQLSRSVQQAVGSRGVSHSFPTSSQQLQNSVTAAALASRPGKHAMRPAQGTKGSSSNPSAIPNAWRKQTTGNSGVTMAYVNPSLSVNKTTTSANLERQREYLLDMIPSRSISQTANTWK, from the exons ATGTCGGAGGAGGCGGTGCGTCAGACGCGCAGCCAGAAGCGGGCCCTGGAGAGGGACGTGGCGGCCCCTGGCAGCCCCGGGGGGGAGCTGGACATTAAGAAGGTGAAGCTGGAGAACAATGAACAGCTACCTGCAGCAGACGGCCCTATAGCTCTAGTGGCTGTGGGGGGAGGAGATGTGGTGAAGATGGAGCAGGCAGCCAAGGAGGCCAGCATGAGCATCCAAAAGACCGACGAGGTCAAGGCTACCATCAAAGTGGAGGTGCAGACCGGGGACAGGCCTGTCGACATGAGCACGTCCAAGAG tgACTTAAAGAAAGAGAGGCAGCCCCTGTCACCAAACAATGACGTCATAGTGCTGTCAGACAACGAGCCGTCCAGCCCCGTCATGAACGGCCTGAACCATTTCaggaagacagacacactcatG AAGAGCAGGCCAGATGAGAGGGAGTGCATCATCAAACAGTTGATGGAGGAGCTAAGACTACAGGAGGCCAAGCTGGTGCTGCTGAAGAAACTACGACAGAGCCAGACACAGAAGGAGAGCACTGTACAGAAG ccaacctctggctctgtagccactcctccacctctGGTCAGAGGCAGCATGACATCAGGCAAAGGAGTGCTACAG GTGTCGTCAGTCCGTAGCTCAGGCACAGTGATCCCTCCTCCATTAGTCCGGGGTGGGCAGCATGTCCCGTCCAAGCAGAACTCCCAGACCACCATGCCACCCCTGGTCAGAGGGGCGCAG CCCATCGCGGTATCTCCCCAGCAGATCGCGTCCCTGCGGCAGCAGCAGCACTCTGGGTCGGGCCCTCCTCCCCTGCTGCTGGCCCCCAGAGCCTCGGTCCCCAACGTCCAGGTACAGGGCCAGAGGATCATCCAGCAGGGCCTCATCAGGGTAGCCAACGTCCCAAACACCAACGTCCTGGTCAACATACCACAg GGCTCTCAGAAGGGCTCGTCCGTGACGTCCCAGGCCGGGATGGGCAGCAGTGTGTCTACGGTCCAGGCCAATGAGTCCCCGGCTGCTCGCCAGGCGGCTGCCAAGCTGGCTCTGCGTAAGCAGCTGGAGAAGACCCTGCTGGATATCCCTCCTCCCAAACCTCCCGCCCCTGAATTCAACTTCTTGCCGTCAGCAGCCAACAACGAGTTCATCTACCTGGTGGGCCTGGAGGAGGTGGTGCAGAACCTGCTGGACACACTGGGACGGG GCAAGCAGCAGGGTCAGTCTGTTGCCCCGGAGACCCCCGTCCCCGAGGAGCCGCACACCTGCGCCCAGTGCAAGACTGACTTCACGTCGCGCTGGCGCTCGGAGAAGAGCGGCCCCGTCCTGTGCGACCACTGCATGTCGTCCAACCTGAAGAAGGCCCTGAAGGCAGAGCACACCAACCGGCTGAAGGCGGCCTTCGTCAAGGCCCTGCAGCAGGAGCAGGAGATAGAGCAGCGCATCCTCCATCAGGCCGCCTCTCCTGTCTCCAAaacaccctcctcttcctctgggaTGAAGAGTGAGCACCAGCAGCACGTGCTGGTGTCACAGCAGTACAAGCAGGCCAGAGCCCAACTTCAGCAGCAGCATAGAGGCACGCCTGTGGCCCGCCACCACTCCTCCATCAAGCAG agccctggtcaactgtCCCGTAGTGTGCAGCAGGCGGTGGGGTCTCGCGGTGTCAGTCACTCGTTCCCCACATCCTCTCAGCAGCTGCAGAACTCTGTGACGGCGGCCGCGCTGGCCAGCAGGCCAGGTAAGCATGCCATGCGCCCGGCGCAGGGGACAAAGggcagcagcagtaacccctcgGCCATCCCCAACGCCTGGAGGAAACAGACCACCGGGAACTCAG GTGTGACCATGGCATATGTGAACCCCAGCCTGTCTGTGAACAAGACCACCACCTCCGCCAACCTGGAGCGCCAGAGAGAGTACCTCCTGGACATGATCCCCTCCCGCTCCATCTCCCAGACAGCCAACACATGGAAATAA